The nucleotide window TTTGTTTCTCCACCAGCTATCAATGGCGCAATAGCAGGATGCGTTTTGAATTTTTCAAGCAAATCATTTGGATTTACTTTGTGTTCTATTATATCTTCAATTATAGTTCCAACACCAATGGATACAGAATTTTTATTTGTATATATAAAAGCCATTGATTCCATACCTTCAAAATATGGACCTGTGATTTCAATTGTTACACCTTCTGAATCATTTGACACACCAAACCTGTCATTAATTACGTTTTCCGGTAATCCAATAATCTCTTTTACTGCTATTGCAACTTTATTTGGTGTAATTTTTTCTCTTAAACCTAAAGATTTTGCCAAAAATGAATTTACGCCATCTGCTGCTATTACACAATCGCAGTATAAGTCACCATCTGGTCTATCCGTTTTTACACCAACAACTTTACCATTTTCAACTATTGGATCTTTTACCACAGTTTCATTTATAATTAGAGCACCTGCTTCCTGGACTTTTTGTGCAAACCATTTATCAAATTTTGCCCTAAACACACTAAAACAATTATATGGTTCTTTATTAAATTTTTCACTCCTAATTCCTGTAGAAAATACAGAATCTTCTGAGATTAACCATAATTTTTGTTCTATAATATGCCTTTCAAGTGGCGCTTCTTTGTAAAAATCTGGCATTAAATCATCAAGTGCTTTTCTATAAAAAATTCCACCCATTACATTTTTTGAGCCAGGAAATGTACCACGCTCAATAATTGCTACATTAACTTTTGCTTTGGCTAAAACATACCCTGCAGCCAATCCAGCTGGTCCTGCACCTACTATAACAACATCAAAATCCTTTTTTCTCATATCTACACTCCCTATTTAACCAACTTTTGTTTAAACATCTCTGTCATTTTTGGTAATACTTGTAAACAATCGCCAACTATCCCATATGTAGCCACTTCAAATATCGGCGCTTCTGGATCTGTATTTATTGCTATTATAATATCTGAGGATTTCATACCAGCAACGTGCTGCACAGCACCAGAAATACCTGCTGCTATATAAATTTTTGGGTGTACAGTCTGACCAGTTTGTCCTACCTGTCTTGATTGTGGTGCCCAACCAGCCTGAACCACTTTTCTTGAAACCGCCCAGGTACCACCAAGAACATTTGCCAGATCTTCGAGCAATTTTAAATTTTCTTTTTTGCCCATACCTTTGCCGCCAGCAACAATTACTTCATAAAAACTCAAATTTACCTTTTCTTCACCTGTTTGGACTTTTTCGATAATTTTCTTTACTATTTTATCTTCTGTAATATCGTATTTCTCTTTTATTATCTCTGGTTTTGTAGGATTTTTTACAGCTTTAAAAACACCTGGTCGCACTGTTGACATTTGGGGTCTGTTATCTGGGCAAAATATTGTTGCCATAAGGTTACCACCAAATGTGGGTCGTGTCATTAAAAGGTTTTTGGTTGAAGGATCAATATCTAAGGCTGTAGTGTCTGCTGTTAAACCTGTTGATAATTTTGTTGCTACAGTACCAGCCAGATCTCTACCAAGTGTAGTGGCTCCCACTAAAGCAACTTCCGGTTTATACTTGTCAATTAAATATACTATTGCATCTCTCCACGGCTCTGTTCTGTACTCTTTCAATGCTGAATTTTCGATTATATAAAACTTTTTTGCACCATATTCACCAACTTCTTTTGCAAATTGCTCAACCTTATCTCCAACAGTGAATGCACATACTTCGCAACCAAGATCTTTTGCAAGTTCTGCACCTTTACTAAGCAATTCAAGAGATACTCTTTCAATCTTGCCTTCATTGTGTTCTATAAAAACCCATACATTTTTATATTGTGTTATATCTTGCTTAATCATTTATCCACCCCTTAAACTTTTCCCAACTGCTTAAGCATTGGCTCTATTTTAGCATAAACTGTATTCACAATTTCATCTAAACTCCCTTCGATCATCTCTCCACGCTCTCTTTTTGGTGGCGTAAATGCTTTTTTAACCTTTGTAGGCGAATTTTTCAAACCGCATTGAGATGCATCTATTGTTGTGTTTGAAGAATTAAGTAAAACCACAGGTGTTCTGGCAGCTTTTATAAGGTATGGCAATGGAGCAAACCTTATGTGGTTAAGAGTTTCTTCTGTTGTTATCAAACATGGCATTGGAACTTCAACGGTTTCTGTTCCACCTTCAAGCAATCTCACTATTTTCATTTTTCTTGCCTGTGGGTCAACTTCTTTAATATCAACTGCATATGTAACCAAAGGAACATCAAAGCGTGTTGCTATACCTGGGCCAGTTTGAGCTGTATCTCCATCGATTGCCTGTTTTCCTGCCCAAAATATATCAACCGGACCAACTTCTTGTATAACCTTTTGTGCACCTGCCCATAGTGCATAGCTTGTTGCCAATGTATCAGAACCCGCAAAAACTCTGTCGCTTAGTAAAAACACATTGTCTGCACCCATAGCAAGCGCTTTTTTTAAAGCTTCATCTGCCATAGGAGGGCCCATACACAAAA belongs to Desulfurella sp. and includes:
- a CDS encoding FAD-dependent oxidoreductase; translation: MRKKDFDVVIVGAGPAGLAAGYVLAKAKVNVAIIERGTFPGSKNVMGGIFYRKALDDLMPDFYKEAPLERHIIEQKLWLISEDSVFSTGIRSEKFNKEPYNCFSVFRAKFDKWFAQKVQEAGALIINETVVKDPIVENGKVVGVKTDRPDGDLYCDCVIAADGVNSFLAKSLGLREKITPNKVAIAVKEIIGLPENVINDRFGVSNDSEGVTIEITGPYFEGMESMAFIYTNKNSVSIGVGTIIEDIIEHKVNPNDLLEKFKTHPAIAPLIAGGETKEYLAHMIPEGGYYAVPKLYTDGFMVTGDAAMLVNSVHREGSNLAIESGKLAARTYLEAREKGDFSAKSLSAYQTKMEESFVLKDLKMYRNLPHLLEEKRYLLTKYPQLIIDSMYNIYNVDGVSKPDKIKAIKERLKKDFGYWNLAKDMFTLWRKLG
- a CDS encoding electron transfer flavoprotein subunit alpha/FixB family protein — encoded protein: MIKQDITQYKNVWVFIEHNEGKIERVSLELLSKGAELAKDLGCEVCAFTVGDKVEQFAKEVGEYGAKKFYIIENSALKEYRTEPWRDAIVYLIDKYKPEVALVGATTLGRDLAGTVATKLSTGLTADTTALDIDPSTKNLLMTRPTFGGNLMATIFCPDNRPQMSTVRPGVFKAVKNPTKPEIIKEKYDITEDKIVKKIIEKVQTGEEKVNLSFYEVIVAGGKGMGKKENLKLLEDLANVLGGTWAVSRKVVQAGWAPQSRQVGQTGQTVHPKIYIAAGISGAVQHVAGMKSSDIIIAINTDPEAPIFEVATYGIVGDCLQVLPKMTEMFKQKLVK
- a CDS encoding electron transfer flavoprotein subunit beta/FixA family protein, with translation MHSLVFIKQVPDAAQVRVDYETGTLIREGVPAIINPFDTHAIEAAVQIKDKFGGSVSVLCMGPPMADEALKKALAMGADNVFLLSDRVFAGSDTLATSYALWAGAQKVIQEVGPVDIFWAGKQAIDGDTAQTGPGIATRFDVPLVTYAVDIKEVDPQARKMKIVRLLEGGTETVEVPMPCLITTEETLNHIRFAPLPYLIKAARTPVVLLNSSNTTIDASQCGLKNSPTKVKKAFTPPKRERGEMIEGSLDEIVNTVYAKIEPMLKQLGKV